Proteins encoded by one window of Brevibacterium atlanticum:
- a CDS encoding helix-turn-helix domain-containing protein: protein MLQPDLAHLARDLTRIHDAVITGASPPVQPRALVKRSWDRMLRLGLDPAGANRRVVDDEAEVESRRQRSRLRLVVEEMRSVLLRAPDAAPFILVVTDADGVILWRDGAVSARHQADSLGFVEGAHWSESVVGTNAIGTALAEETDVQLFSAEHFESTQHPWYCSAVPVHDPHTGALLGIVDISGPAMTLHPAVQSLVTTAVRLAEARLMIAQQEQLNSLRDRMSAMLAGSPGPALVVDDEGWVAYQQGVRSRDRIEAPAPDRSILIPGAGLCLPERITGGWLLRPTGERRASVNLRTAADPPVLDIDSGADPFVVPLTPRRAQILAAVTSAGATGISAAELSRHLYGDCDHVVTVRAEVSRLRRSIGALLATRPYRWADGVSARVE from the coding sequence ATGCTTCAGCCGGATCTGGCGCATCTCGCCAGGGATCTGACACGCATTCACGATGCTGTGATCACCGGGGCCTCGCCGCCGGTGCAACCGCGCGCGCTCGTCAAGCGCTCGTGGGACCGAATGCTGCGTTTGGGCCTCGACCCGGCCGGCGCCAATCGTCGGGTCGTCGACGACGAAGCAGAGGTCGAATCGCGTCGGCAGCGGTCGCGGCTGCGGCTCGTGGTCGAGGAGATGCGCTCGGTGCTGCTTCGCGCCCCGGACGCCGCACCGTTCATCCTCGTCGTCACGGATGCCGACGGGGTCATTCTGTGGCGGGACGGGGCCGTCTCGGCCAGGCATCAGGCCGATAGCCTCGGCTTCGTCGAGGGAGCGCACTGGTCGGAGTCCGTCGTCGGCACGAATGCCATCGGCACGGCTCTGGCCGAGGAGACCGACGTCCAACTCTTCTCCGCCGAGCACTTCGAATCGACCCAGCACCCCTGGTACTGCAGCGCGGTGCCCGTGCACGACCCGCACACCGGGGCACTCTTGGGAATCGTCGACATCAGCGGGCCGGCCATGACTCTTCATCCGGCGGTGCAGTCGCTGGTGACGACGGCGGTTCGCCTTGCCGAGGCGCGGCTGATGATCGCCCAGCAGGAGCAGTTGAACAGTCTGCGCGACCGGATGTCGGCGATGCTCGCAGGCTCACCCGGTCCGGCGCTGGTCGTCGACGATGAGGGCTGGGTGGCGTATCAGCAGGGAGTGCGCAGCCGGGACCGCATCGAAGCGCCCGCACCGGATCGATCAATCCTCATCCCCGGCGCGGGCCTGTGCCTGCCCGAACGGATCACCGGCGGTTGGCTGCTGCGGCCCACCGGCGAACGTCGCGCCTCGGTGAACCTGCGGACCGCGGCGGATCCGCCCGTGCTCGACATCGATTCAGGAGCGGATCCGTTCGTCGTTCCGCTCACGCCGCGGCGTGCGCAGATTCTGGCGGCGGTCACCTCGGCGGGGGCGACCGGCATCAGTGCCGCTGAGCTGAGCCGGCATCTCTACGGTGACTGTGACCATGTGGTCACCGTCCGCGCCGAGGTGTCGCGTCTGCGCCGCTCGATCGGGGCACTGCTCGCGACCCGGCCCTACCGGTGGGCGGACGGGGTGAGCGCGCGGGTGGAGTGA
- a CDS encoding flavin-containing monooxygenase, translating into MTTTIERPQQTADDIATKWLEDFESALANRDIPAAAGLFATTSYWRDLVSFTWNLKTVENPDGVTDLLSRNLDRVSPSEFELSEPAATDNGVTEAWFTFATSVGRGKGLVRLIDEDGTKAWTLLTSLQELTGHEEPRGPRRIKGAEHGVDPDRKSWSEKLAEEDAAWGHTADPYILVVGGGQGGIALGARLRQLGVSSLVIDRWDRPGDQWRSRYKSLCLHDPVWYDHLPYMKFPDNWPVFAPKDKIADWLESYTKVMEIPYWSATKATSASYDEEAGRWTVEIDRGGEKLTLHPTHLVMATGMSGKPNIPTFPGADVFKGEQQHSSQHPGPDAYAGKKVVVIGSNNSAFDICGALYEHGADVTMVQRSSTHIVKSDSLVDIAMGDLYSERALENGVTTEKADLIFASLPYRIMHEFQIPLYDQIRERDKDFYERMEKAGFDLDFGDDDSGLFLKYLRRGSGYYIDVGSAELVADGRVKLVKGQVDHLTEDAVALDDGTELPADLVVYATGYGSMNGWVADLVDQETADKVGKCWGLGSETTKDPGPWEGEQRNMWKPTQQENLWFMGGNLHQARHYSLYLALQLKARYEGIDTPVYGLQEVHHLS; encoded by the coding sequence ATGACCACGACGATCGAACGCCCGCAGCAGACGGCCGATGACATCGCCACGAAGTGGCTGGAGGACTTCGAATCCGCTCTGGCCAACCGTGACATCCCCGCCGCGGCCGGCCTGTTCGCCACCACCAGCTACTGGAGGGACCTCGTGTCCTTCACCTGGAACCTCAAGACGGTGGAGAATCCCGACGGCGTCACCGATCTGCTCTCGCGCAACCTCGACCGCGTCTCACCGTCCGAATTCGAACTCTCCGAACCGGCGGCCACCGACAACGGAGTCACCGAAGCCTGGTTCACATTCGCCACCTCGGTGGGGCGAGGCAAGGGACTCGTCCGCCTCATCGACGAGGATGGCACCAAAGCCTGGACTCTGCTCACTTCCCTGCAGGAGCTGACCGGGCACGAAGAGCCGCGCGGCCCCCGGAGGATCAAAGGAGCCGAGCACGGCGTGGACCCTGACCGCAAGAGCTGGTCGGAAAAGCTCGCCGAGGAGGACGCCGCCTGGGGTCACACCGCCGACCCGTACATCCTCGTCGTCGGCGGGGGACAGGGGGGAATCGCACTCGGCGCTCGCCTCCGGCAGCTCGGGGTCTCCTCCCTCGTCATCGACCGCTGGGATCGGCCCGGCGACCAATGGCGCTCACGGTACAAGTCCCTGTGCCTGCACGATCCGGTCTGGTACGACCACCTGCCGTATATGAAGTTCCCGGACAACTGGCCGGTGTTCGCGCCGAAGGACAAGATCGCGGACTGGCTCGAGTCCTACACGAAGGTGATGGAGATTCCGTATTGGTCGGCCACGAAAGCCACCTCGGCGAGCTATGACGAAGAGGCCGGCCGGTGGACGGTCGAGATCGACCGCGGCGGGGAGAAGCTCACGCTGCACCCGACGCATCTGGTGATGGCGACGGGGATGTCGGGCAAACCGAACATTCCCACGTTCCCCGGCGCCGACGTCTTCAAGGGCGAGCAGCAGCACTCTTCTCAGCACCCGGGACCGGATGCCTATGCGGGCAAGAAGGTCGTCGTCATCGGCAGCAACAACTCGGCCTTCGACATCTGCGGAGCGCTGTACGAACACGGAGCCGACGTCACGATGGTGCAGCGGTCGAGCACGCACATCGTCAAGAGCGATTCGCTCGTGGACATCGCGATGGGCGACCTCTACTCAGAACGTGCGTTGGAGAACGGAGTGACGACGGAGAAGGCCGATCTCATCTTCGCGTCGCTGCCGTACCGAATCATGCACGAATTCCAGATCCCGCTCTACGACCAGATCCGGGAACGCGATAAGGACTTCTACGAGCGGATGGAGAAGGCGGGCTTCGACCTCGACTTCGGAGATGACGATTCGGGCCTGTTTCTCAAATACCTGCGCCGAGGTTCGGGCTACTATATCGATGTCGGCTCGGCCGAGCTCGTCGCCGACGGCAGGGTCAAGCTCGTCAAGGGGCAGGTCGACCACCTCACCGAGGATGCTGTGGCGCTCGACGACGGAACCGAACTGCCCGCCGACCTCGTCGTCTACGCCACCGGCTACGGTTCGATGAATGGATGGGTCGCCGACCTCGTCGACCAGGAGACCGCGGACAAGGTCGGCAAATGCTGGGGCCTCGGCTCGGAGACGACGAAGGACCCGGGTCCGTGGGAGGGCGAGCAGCGCAACATGTGGAAGCCCACGCAACAGGAGAACCTGTGGTTCATGGGCGGCAACCTCCACCAGGCCAGGCACTACTCGCTCTACCTCGCTCTGCAGCTCAAAGCGCGTTATGAGGGGATCGACACTCCCGTCTACGGCCTGCAGGAGGTTCACCACCTGAGCTGA
- a CDS encoding TetR/AcrR family transcriptional regulator: MARNPTETREKLLDAFDTLLDDHGTSGTTLDAVAAKAGVSKGGLLYHFGSKAELIKGSLERLDRLVAEDVEEMKAAGDRLHYYYLETSAEVGTPLDRSLIAAGCLALENEDAKATLRRTREAWFNTLNDHLGDADLAMTIQLIGDGMYFNQNFGLSQDEALEHVKRILTRLGL; this comes from the coding sequence ATGGCACGCAATCCGACCGAGACCCGTGAGAAGCTGCTCGACGCTTTCGACACCCTCCTCGACGACCACGGCACGTCGGGAACGACGCTCGACGCGGTGGCCGCGAAGGCGGGAGTCTCCAAGGGCGGACTGCTCTATCACTTCGGGTCGAAGGCGGAACTCATCAAGGGCAGCCTCGAGAGGCTCGACCGCCTCGTCGCAGAGGATGTCGAGGAGATGAAAGCCGCCGGCGATCGTCTCCACTACTACTATCTCGAAACCTCGGCGGAGGTCGGCACTCCCCTCGACCGCAGCCTCATCGCCGCCGGATGCCTGGCCTTGGAGAACGAGGATGCGAAGGCGACGCTGCGGCGCACACGTGAGGCCTGGTTCAACACGCTCAACGACCACCTCGGCGATGCGGATCTGGCGATGACGATCCAACTCATCGGCGACGGCATGTACTTCAATCAGAACTTCGGGCTCTCGCAGGACGAGGCGCTTGAGCATGTGAAGCGGATTCTCACGCGCCTGGGACTGTGA
- a CDS encoding MFS transporter, giving the protein MTTTLTPQLRAGRREWAGLAVLMIPVLLISIDNTVLGFAIPAISTGLHPTGVQLLWIVDIYPLMLAGLLVAMGSLGDRVGRRKLLIIGSAGFGAASLLAAFSTSAEMLILARALLGLFGATLMPSTLSLIRNIFFHDKDRRIAIATWAAMFSGGAALGPILGGILLEHFHWSSVFFINLPLIALFIPAAALLLPESRDPDPGRFDLFSIVLSMLALAPLVYAIKHAMSAGIDLLFWASLSVAIVAGASFVLRQLATPNPMLDVRLFTNRVFTSAVASNLLSVMGLAGFLYFGTQLLQLVLGLSPVEAAFVLIPGLATSIAAGYLAVPIVARFEPRVVVPCALALNAIGMGIVAFVPEHSVAGMLLAFLILGIGLGAAEVITNDLILAAVPAHKAGAASAISETAYEFGSVLGTTVLGGLSTFVYGSALQSAIGDRASSSEFDTLGSALEHAERMTAIAGERITEAAVNAFDLGVQWAAGAAVVLVLIAAVLTSFGLKGADRLMPGSAGQDA; this is encoded by the coding sequence ATGACGACGACACTCACTCCACAGCTGCGCGCTGGCCGGCGCGAATGGGCCGGCCTGGCTGTGCTCATGATCCCTGTGCTGCTGATCTCCATCGACAACACGGTGCTCGGGTTCGCCATTCCCGCTATCAGTACCGGGCTGCACCCAACCGGGGTGCAGCTGCTGTGGATCGTCGATATCTACCCGCTCATGCTCGCCGGTCTGTTGGTGGCGATGGGCAGCCTCGGTGATCGTGTCGGCCGTCGGAAGCTGCTCATCATCGGATCTGCCGGATTCGGAGCGGCCTCACTGCTCGCTGCGTTCTCGACGTCGGCCGAGATGCTCATTCTCGCCCGCGCCCTGCTCGGTCTCTTCGGCGCCACACTCATGCCTTCGACGCTGTCGCTGATCCGCAATATCTTCTTCCACGACAAGGACCGCCGGATCGCGATCGCCACCTGGGCTGCGATGTTCTCCGGTGGTGCCGCGCTCGGCCCGATCCTCGGCGGCATCCTGCTCGAGCACTTCCACTGGAGCTCGGTATTCTTCATCAACCTGCCGCTGATCGCCCTCTTCATTCCGGCCGCGGCACTGCTTCTGCCCGAATCGCGCGACCCCGACCCTGGTCGTTTCGACCTGTTCTCCATCGTGCTGTCGATGCTCGCCCTCGCCCCACTCGTCTACGCGATCAAACACGCGATGTCCGCAGGCATCGACCTCCTCTTCTGGGCCAGCCTGTCCGTGGCGATCGTCGCCGGAGCGAGCTTCGTGCTCCGCCAGCTGGCCACGCCGAATCCGATGCTCGACGTCAGACTCTTCACCAACCGAGTCTTCACCTCGGCGGTGGCCTCGAACCTGCTGAGCGTCATGGGGTTGGCCGGATTCCTCTACTTCGGCACCCAGCTGCTTCAGCTCGTGCTCGGCCTCTCACCGGTCGAGGCGGCTTTCGTACTCATCCCGGGGCTGGCCACCTCGATCGCGGCCGGCTACCTCGCCGTGCCGATCGTCGCGCGTTTCGAGCCGCGGGTCGTCGTGCCGTGCGCGCTGGCACTCAATGCGATCGGGATGGGCATCGTCGCCTTCGTGCCCGAACATTCGGTGGCAGGCATGCTGCTGGCCTTCCTCATCCTCGGCATCGGTCTCGGCGCGGCCGAGGTCATCACGAACGACCTCATCCTCGCCGCAGTGCCGGCGCACAAAGCGGGTGCCGCCTCGGCGATATCGGAGACCGCCTACGAATTCGGGTCGGTGCTCGGCACCACCGTCCTCGGGGGACTGTCGACCTTCGTCTACGGATCCGCGCTGCAGTCGGCGATCGGGGACCGAGCAAGCAGTTCGGAGTTCGATACGCTCGGCTCCGCCCTCGAGCACGCTGAAAGGATGACCGCGATCGCAGGGGAGCGGATCACCGAGGCGGCTGTGAACGCCTTCGACCTCGGCGTGCAGTGGGCCGCAGGTGCCGCTGTCGTCCTCGTCCTCATCGCCGCGGTGCTCACGAGCTTCGGGCTCAAGGGAGCGGATCGCCTTATGCCCGGCAGCGCCGGCCAGGACGCATAG
- a CDS encoding tripartite tricarboxylate transporter permease produces the protein MDALMSLFEGFSHALTPMNLLWVLVGCFLGTAVGVLPGLGSSMAVALLLPMTFALDPTGAFIMFAGVYFGGLFGDSTMAILMNTPGQASAIASTFEGHKMAKAGRAPQALATAAIGAFIGGFISCCLVVFVAPALADLSTSFGPAEFFALALFAFVATSSVVADSVLKGLMALVLGIGFTVIGIDSVSGTERFTFGVPELFDGVSLVTVTVGVLALGEVFFIASRIRREAKDNTINSSGRPFLSRKEVGEALPAWLRGTAIGLPFGVIPVGGADVPTFMAYGLERKLDSRRKDPQFGKGAIRGLAGPEAAGSATTGIAMGALLALGLPISATAAIMLAAFRQYGIQPGPLLFDRSPELVWGLLASFFVAMIVLLIINLPFAPLWAKLLKIPDPYLYGGIAVFCGLGIYATSSSTFELLILLAIGIISFVLKRYGVPLAPLMIGMVLGPLAESSLRDALLASGGHASTLVSSPITVVIYVVLIAALIYTGVGRVLARRRQKVAAQKAPASATSSQS, from the coding sequence ATGGACGCTCTCATGTCCCTCTTCGAGGGCTTCTCACACGCCCTGACTCCGATGAACCTGCTGTGGGTGCTCGTCGGCTGCTTCCTCGGTACCGCCGTAGGCGTGCTGCCGGGTCTCGGATCGTCGATGGCGGTGGCGCTGCTGCTGCCGATGACCTTCGCGCTCGACCCCACGGGTGCGTTCATCATGTTCGCCGGTGTCTACTTCGGTGGTCTCTTCGGCGACTCGACGATGGCCATCCTCATGAACACTCCGGGTCAGGCCTCGGCGATCGCGTCGACCTTCGAAGGCCACAAGATGGCCAAGGCGGGCCGAGCACCGCAGGCACTCGCCACGGCCGCGATCGGCGCCTTCATCGGCGGGTTCATCTCCTGCTGCCTCGTCGTCTTCGTCGCTCCAGCGCTGGCGGATCTGTCGACGAGCTTCGGCCCGGCCGAGTTCTTCGCCCTTGCGCTCTTCGCCTTCGTCGCCACCTCCTCGGTGGTCGCCGACTCTGTGCTCAAGGGTCTCATGGCACTGGTTCTGGGCATCGGCTTCACCGTCATCGGCATCGACTCGGTCTCGGGTACGGAGCGCTTCACCTTCGGCGTTCCCGAGCTCTTCGACGGTGTCTCTCTGGTCACGGTGACCGTGGGTGTGCTGGCCCTCGGAGAGGTGTTCTTCATCGCCTCCCGGATCCGCCGTGAGGCGAAGGACAACACGATCAATTCATCGGGGCGCCCGTTCCTCTCCCGCAAAGAGGTCGGCGAGGCGCTGCCGGCGTGGCTGCGCGGCACCGCGATCGGTCTGCCCTTCGGTGTCATCCCCGTCGGCGGTGCCGATGTGCCGACGTTCATGGCCTATGGTCTCGAGCGCAAGCTCGACTCCCGCCGGAAGGATCCGCAGTTCGGCAAGGGTGCGATCCGCGGTCTGGCCGGCCCCGAGGCTGCCGGTTCGGCGACGACGGGCATCGCCATGGGTGCGCTGTTGGCTCTGGGTCTGCCGATCTCGGCGACGGCGGCGATCATGCTCGCGGCGTTCCGTCAGTACGGCATCCAACCCGGCCCGCTGCTCTTCGACCGCTCGCCCGAGCTCGTCTGGGGCCTGCTGGCCAGCTTCTTCGTCGCGATGATCGTGCTGCTCATCATCAACCTGCCGTTCGCTCCCCTGTGGGCGAAGCTGCTGAAGATCCCGGACCCGTACCTCTACGGCGGCATCGCGGTCTTCTGCGGCCTGGGCATCTATGCGACCTCGTCGTCGACGTTCGAGCTGCTGATCCTACTGGCCATCGGCATCATCAGCTTCGTGCTCAAGCGCTACGGTGTGCCGCTGGCCCCGCTGATGATCGGCATGGTGCTCGGACCGCTCGCCGAGTCGAGTCTGCGCGACGCCCTGCTGGCCTCCGGCGGTCATGCGTCGACACTCGTGTCCTCGCCGATCACGGTCGTCATCTACGTCGTCCTCATCGCTGCGCTCATCTACACCGGCGTCGGCCGGGTACTGGCGCGCCGGCGGCAGAAGGTCGCGGCGCAGAAGGCCCCCGCTTCGGCGACTTCGTCACAGAGCTGA
- a CDS encoding tripartite tricarboxylate transporter TctB family protein: protein MSTQTKTNTARTGHLGAGTWWQGRSGLLVPLIMGAFSTYLLVGLLTMEVAEDADKPGPQFFPMIIMIAGYVLTVLLVIAYIRNPEPVDVADDVPAEAEEDTAFSTPVTSAVAASRLSPHEEDESEDDRRALAAARAADAKHRTHSDFVSLAWGAGGFAAFALILEFAGWIIAAALLFWCVARSMGSKKPLFDLTLALTFSSLVYIAFSVLLGLNLPSGILGGGF, encoded by the coding sequence GTGAGCACGCAGACGAAGACGAACACGGCCAGGACGGGCCACCTCGGCGCAGGGACCTGGTGGCAGGGCCGGTCGGGACTGCTCGTTCCGCTCATCATGGGCGCGTTCTCGACCTATCTGCTCGTCGGGCTGCTGACCATGGAGGTCGCCGAGGATGCCGATAAACCGGGGCCGCAGTTCTTCCCGATGATCATCATGATCGCAGGCTACGTGCTCACGGTCCTGTTGGTCATCGCGTATATCCGCAACCCCGAACCGGTCGACGTCGCCGACGATGTACCGGCTGAGGCCGAAGAGGACACGGCGTTCTCGACTCCGGTCACCTCGGCGGTGGCGGCCTCTCGCCTGTCCCCGCATGAGGAGGACGAATCCGAGGATGACCGACGGGCGCTGGCCGCGGCGCGGGCAGCCGATGCGAAGCACCGCACGCACTCAGACTTCGTATCCCTGGCCTGGGGCGCCGGCGGTTTCGCAGCCTTCGCCCTCATACTCGAATTCGCCGGCTGGATCATCGCCGCCGCGCTCCTGTTCTGGTGTGTAGCCCGGTCGATGGGCTCGAAGAAGCCCCTGTTCGACCTCACGCTGGCACTGACGTTCTCGTCCCTGGTCTACATCGCCTTCTCGGTGCTGCTGGGGCTCAACCTTCCTTCGGGAATTCTGGGAGGCGGGTTCTGA
- a CDS encoding Bug family tripartite tricarboxylate transporter substrate binding protein: MPKAPPPEDSESSPPSHPTRRMFGRIAYGAIALAAIGTATTYSVRAASAKGDLTSNLTLIAPAGAGGGWDGFARETQQSMRVTALANNAQVVNIPGAGGTIGLGKFSTMHGQADTILATGTAMTGGIALNKSPVGYDDTTLLARVAEDYDVLITAADAPYDTIDDVIAAWKQKPKDFVWTGGSAGSVDHLTIAQLALLGKIPASDITYIPKSGGGEAIQTLLSGTTDFASCGFNEVSDQIDAGRVKAIGVAAPERVKGFEDVPTMSEQGYKVTLTNWRGWLGAPDITGDESSQLLEVLGKTRDSDAWKDALDRNQWTDVWLTGDEFAEFIKEDTSRVEKLLKELGL, from the coding sequence GTGCCAAAGGCGCCACCTCCCGAGGATTCCGAATCCTCTCCTCCCTCACATCCCACGCGTCGCATGTTCGGTCGCATCGCCTACGGGGCGATCGCTCTGGCCGCGATCGGAACGGCGACGACCTACTCGGTCAGGGCCGCCTCGGCGAAGGGCGATCTGACCTCGAATCTCACGCTCATCGCCCCGGCCGGCGCCGGCGGCGGTTGGGACGGCTTCGCCCGTGAGACCCAGCAGTCCATGCGCGTGACCGCCCTGGCCAACAATGCGCAGGTCGTCAACATCCCCGGGGCCGGCGGCACCATCGGCCTCGGCAAGTTCTCGACCATGCACGGTCAGGCCGATACGATCCTGGCGACCGGCACCGCCATGACCGGCGGCATCGCACTCAACAAGTCCCCCGTCGGCTATGACGACACCACCCTGCTCGCGCGGGTGGCCGAGGACTACGACGTGCTCATCACTGCCGCCGATGCCCCTTACGACACGATCGACGATGTCATTGCGGCGTGGAAGCAGAAGCCGAAGGACTTCGTGTGGACGGGCGGCTCGGCCGGATCCGTCGACCACCTGACCATCGCCCAACTCGCCCTGCTCGGCAAGATCCCCGCCTCGGACATCACCTACATTCCGAAGTCCGGCGGCGGTGAGGCGATCCAGACGCTGCTCTCGGGCACGACCGACTTCGCCTCCTGCGGCTTCAACGAGGTCTCCGACCAGATCGACGCCGGACGGGTCAAGGCCATCGGCGTGGCCGCTCCCGAACGCGTCAAGGGCTTCGAGGATGTGCCCACCATGTCCGAGCAGGGCTACAAGGTCACGCTGACGAACTGGCGCGGCTGGCTCGGCGCCCCGGACATCACCGGCGACGAATCCTCCCAGCTGCTCGAGGTGCTGGGGAAGACCCGCGACAGCGACGCATGGAAGGACGCCCTCGATCGGAACCAATGGACCGATGTGTGGCTGACCGGCGACGAATTCGCCGAGTTCATCAAGGAGGACACCTCCCGGGTGGAGAAGCTGCTGAAGGAGCTGGGACTGTGA
- a CDS encoding S9 family peptidase, translating to MTHSDSQQAGSTVGSSNDADSSNDADSKTGAGVTPTSAPVAKKVPVERTHHGHTFVDDYEWLREKESPEVIAHLEAENAWTKARTNHLEGLQESIFTEIKTRIKETDMSVPSRRGSFWYFSRTKAGLDYGISVRVPVTGPDDWTPPEVGEDALPGEEVVFDSNVAAEGQEFFALGSFSLSDDGSRLLYGVDTSGDERYTLRLRDLATGADLTDTIEGTFAGASLDPTGQYVFYTTVDDAWRPEKVWRHLVGTDSSDDVCIFDEPDERYFVGAGFTRSGKYLFVVTGSKTTTGYWSLDASDLEAEPQAVWPRVDGVEYNVEHAVIGGEDRFLITHNRNRADFELIDVPVAEPTASGRPVIDGIDGLRLEDVDAFADFIAISYRRGGFARVGTVRLTTPAGDDAASTSTSPFGPLRELPFDRETGTLGLAGNPEFAQTSIRVLFTSMSTPTVIYQHSIADGTDTVLKRQPVLGSVELSAYDEALLWAAAEDGTQVPISLVYRKDLVPLTTSANDAGATTSANEPEPVPVAPAPLVLYGYGSYEASMDPYFSVSRLSLLDRGVVFAIAHVRGGGEMGRHWYDQGKTTTKRNTFTDFIDVAGHLVDTGWTAPETLVATGGSAGGLLMGAVANMAPELFAGISAHVPFVDALTSILMPELPLTVIEWEEWGDPLHDPEVYEYMRSYSPYENIAEVAYPKILAVTSLNDTRVLYVEPAKWVARLREVGADVLLKTEMVAGHGGASGRYDTWKDTAFDFAWILDVLGRSDVEIEP from the coding sequence ATGACGCACTCCGATTCTCAACAGGCAGGCTCCACGGTGGGCTCCAGCAACGATGCCGACTCCAGCAACGATGCCGACTCCAAGACCGGCGCTGGTGTGACGCCCACCTCGGCGCCTGTGGCCAAGAAGGTCCCCGTCGAACGCACCCACCACGGACACACCTTCGTCGACGACTACGAGTGGCTGCGGGAGAAGGAGTCGCCGGAGGTCATCGCCCACCTCGAAGCCGAGAACGCCTGGACGAAAGCGCGGACGAACCATCTCGAGGGACTGCAGGAGTCGATCTTCACCGAGATCAAGACCCGCATCAAGGAGACGGATATGTCCGTGCCGAGCCGGCGCGGTAGCTTCTGGTACTTCTCCCGCACCAAGGCCGGACTCGACTATGGCATCAGCGTCCGTGTGCCCGTCACCGGGCCCGACGACTGGACCCCACCGGAGGTCGGCGAGGATGCGCTTCCCGGCGAAGAGGTCGTGTTCGACTCGAACGTCGCGGCCGAGGGGCAGGAGTTCTTCGCACTCGGATCCTTCTCGCTCTCCGACGACGGCAGCCGACTGCTCTACGGCGTCGACACCAGCGGCGACGAACGCTACACCCTGCGACTGCGCGACCTCGCCACCGGGGCCGACCTCACCGACACGATCGAGGGCACCTTCGCCGGAGCATCCCTCGACCCGACCGGGCAATACGTCTTCTACACCACCGTCGACGATGCCTGGCGGCCCGAAAAGGTCTGGCGCCACCTCGTCGGCACCGACAGCAGCGACGACGTGTGCATCTTCGACGAGCCCGATGAGCGCTACTTCGTCGGCGCGGGCTTCACCCGCTCGGGCAAATACCTCTTCGTCGTCACCGGTTCGAAGACCACCACCGGCTACTGGAGTCTCGACGCCAGTGACCTCGAAGCCGAACCGCAGGCCGTCTGGCCTCGCGTCGACGGTGTCGAATACAACGTCGAACACGCCGTCATCGGCGGTGAGGACCGGTTCCTCATCACCCACAACCGCAACCGCGCCGACTTCGAACTCATCGACGTCCCTGTCGCTGAACCCACCGCATCTGGCCGACCCGTCATCGACGGCATCGACGGTCTGCGCCTCGAAGACGTCGATGCCTTCGCCGACTTCATTGCGATCAGCTACCGTCGCGGGGGCTTCGCCCGGGTCGGCACCGTCCGCCTCACCACACCCGCCGGCGATGACGCAGCGTCGACCAGCACTTCCCCCTTCGGTCCGCTGCGTGAGCTGCCCTTCGACCGGGAGACCGGCACCCTCGGACTCGCGGGCAACCCTGAGTTTGCGCAGACGAGCATCCGAGTGCTCTTCACCTCCATGTCCACACCGACTGTGATCTATCAGCACAGCATCGCAGACGGCACTGACACGGTCCTCAAGCGCCAGCCCGTGCTCGGCTCCGTCGAGCTCAGCGCCTACGACGAGGCTCTGCTGTGGGCCGCTGCCGAGGACGGGACACAGGTTCCGATCTCACTGGTCTATCGCAAGGACCTCGTTCCGCTCACCACCTCGGCGAACGATGCCGGGGCGACCACCTCGGCGAATGAGCCGGAACCGGTCCCCGTCGCGCCTGCACCGCTCGTCCTCTACGGCTACGGCTCGTACGAGGCGAGCATGGATCCGTACTTCTCCGTCAGTCGGCTCTCGCTGCTCGACCGCGGAGTCGTCTTCGCGATCGCACACGTCCGCGGCGGCGGGGAGATGGGGCGGCACTGGTACGACCAGGGCAAGACCACGACGAAGCGGAACACGTTCACGGATTTCATCGACGTTGCCGGCCACCTCGTCGACACGGGCTGGACCGCACCGGAGACACTCGTCGCCACGGGCGGTTCCGCGGGTGGACTGCTCATGGGCGCGGTGGCGAATATGGCACCGGAACTCTTCGCCGGCATCAGCGCGCACGTGCCGTTCGTCGACGCTCTCACCTCGATCCTCATGCCCGAACTGCCGCTGACCGTCATCGAATGGGAGGAATGGGGTGACCCCCTGCACGACCCGGAGGTCTATGAGTACATGCGCTCGTACTCCCCGTATGAGAACATCGCCGAGGTGGCCTACCCGAAGATCCTGGCCGTGACCTCCCTCAACGACACCCGGGTCCTCTACGTGGAGCCGGCGAAATGGGTGGCGCGTCTGCGCGAGGTCGGCGCCGACGTCCTGCTCAAGACCGAGATGGTCGCCGGACACGGCGGTGCCTCGGGCCGCTACGACACGTGGAAGGACACCGCGTTCGACTTCGCATGGATCCTCGACGTGCTCGGCCGATCGGACGTCGAGATCGAACCATGA